CTGTGTCTTCGGGGGTAACCTCCTGTCCCTCAACACCATGCAAGGTCATGTTGGTGCAATGAGGATTTTAATGTCACGAGATTCATCTCCGTAGCAAGGAGCTGCTGAGTCAAACCCTCCCTGTAATTACCGGCCTTGGGAGCTGCAGcacctgtttaaaaaaacaaactgtgacagcCTTAAGGCTTCAGAAATGAGCTTTGCTACCTAGCTTTTCCTTCCCCAGGCACCCCAGCGCCACCCTCCAGATCCAAGTAGAAATGCATTGACTTTGGTGTGTGTCAGTGTCTCTGGCATAGGCTGAGCCTTGCATTTCTGAGCCAGAGTAAATACAGTGATGAGTCAGGGGGTGGGGCAACGGTGAGACCCATTCTAAAATCCCCTCTGTGCCGCATGGAGAAAGGGCTTTGGCAAAGTCAGTTTCAGGTTTGTGCTCTTCAAGCTGTGGAGGCTGGTTTTAGATTTCACCTTGGAGATGTAGTAGAAGTGATGAAGGCCCTCTTCACTAGCCTGTCAGGAAAAGTAACCCCCAGCCGAGATGACCAGCACCCCAAGACAGCACTCTGCCTGGGAGAGAGAGTTTGACACATTGGCCTGTTTTTCCCCTTTGAGATCTCTTGAGACACACAAGGAATGATTGCAAGGTGGAATGCGAAGGGTTCCAATCTGTGCAAATACATGAGAGTTGAGCCCTTCGCTCTAAAGTGTGCAGAATTGCCAAGAATCTCAATTGTACACATTACTTTTGGTACCTAACCCCCAGGCGGACTCCTGTGGGACGTGCTTGTCCGTAATTGTGCAAATGTGGTACTGAACTTGGGGGAAAGCCAGGCCAAGGAGAACTGGGAGCACACACTCTGTTCCATCCTGATTCCCAAAGGGGGGATGAATTTGAATGTTGCATCACCTAACTAAAATTCAGTGGTTGTCGCTTTCCTAAGAATTGCTGGTATGGGATGTATTTGCCTAGAATTGTATTGTTTGGGGAGAAATCGCTGCTCTAGGAATGTAGCCTGCACTTAGAATTTTATTCTGCTGCTTGGTGGGTTGATGGACGTAGGGGCAGCTGCAGCAGTGAACTCTCCACTCTTGGCTGGTAGCCGATGATCGTCAAAGTGTGGCATACAATATGTCTGATCTCAATCTCTCATCATTTTTCTTTCCTGAATTCTGCTGTTTTCTTCCACCACTAGAAAAGTTTAGCAGTGAAAACATGTTATTTGCACGtgtattttttctaaaaaatataaaaatttaaaaaaacctaacgcaaatgcaaagaaaatgtttaaatgtgtTGCCCCACGTTACAGAATGTTTGCTTCCATTGGGGTTCCAAATGCTGTATTTTACTCTTTGTataaatataattatatatatatatatatttggtctGAGTTTGACTTTGACACTGTATTTAACACACTTTGCCATATCATGTGCAGAGGGTGATTGTTAGACAACTGATGTGTTGTACTGGGATTATGTGACTTGATTTCCCAAGAGATCTTGGTTTAAGGATTTTGTTTGAGAATATTTTAAGCCTGAAGACTGAGAGGGCTAAATAATGCATTCTTGTTTTGGACTGTGGTGAGGGATTGGAATAAATTGTCTTTaaacccctcctttctccccactcccAATCAACTTCCTTACATTTAGCACATCACTGTATATTAAGCGTGAggagtgttttggtttttgtagCAATATCAGTGCATGAAGAAgcaatgttcccattctccccccCTTTCCCCATCTGATTATTTGCAGTATTTCCCCATGTCTCATTCCATTCAGTCCCCCTTCACACTTCTCCCTGTACTAACCTACTTTTTACAAACGATAACGTTGTTGCACCTTTTTAAAGCATGAGCATTTGCCCTGGAGATGAGGAGCCAACAAAGcctgatttattttttccctACACTGAATCTTTTTGAGAATGGCCTGAAGATCCCATAGTGGAGATGGGATTCTGTAGAAGCCCCAGGGCATTTCACtttgctgtattttaaaaagcaattattCAATGTTAAGATATAAAAGGAATTTCCTTTGAATAATGGGCTTTGGCTTTCATACTCCCCCTGCTGTTTAGCAAATCTAACCCAGGAAGCTTATTTAAAACTCTGTATCCACGTGGGGATTAATCTGCAAAACTAGCCTTGCAAACCTATTTCCATACAACAACCACCTTTCCCCCCGCCTGTAAAAATGGTAATTATCCTCGCCAGTAAAATCAGTTCCCAGATGATGCTTTGCATATACAATAGAACAAAACCGAGTGTAAGATTTCCTTTGCAAGACATCTCCGTCCCCAGCTACCACCATGTGTGCACATGGGCCCAGACACCTGATGCAACTTGTCCTCTTCTCTCAATGGTGGGGCTATAAAATATTTCctgggggagagggtgggaggAAAACAGTTTCCAATGAGAACAGGAGTGCTGCACTTCTAGATCTCTGGTTCAAATCTAGCCTGACTGGTGGGTAGTGGCCAGGTCTCCTCCCTTTTTGTCAGCTGTTCAGTGACTAGTGTGAAACAAATTGGTATAGATCCCAGATCTCCTGCATttcagtccagtgctctacccactaaACAAGCCTGCCTCCTTATAGATTGTTTTGTTCAGGGAACTAGTCATAAGCCATAAAAGCAAAATAACTTTTGCTAGTGTAAGCTGTGCCTCCACAGTGAGGTTTTACTGGACTAGCCACGCTGCCAAACCCTTTCTAGGGTACGTCCACGCTGCATATGGAGGTCTGGTTGCTGTGCAGGCAGTACACCCACATTAACTCGCAACgagtaacaatagcagtgcaGGTGCAGCAGTGCAGACCCAGCATGGCCTAGCAACTCGAGTATTTAGCCAGGGTCCCGGGCAGGCTTGTATGGGAGCAGCTAACCCTCTCTAGGACCTAGATTGCAGCTAGTGTGGGTACCCTTGTTCTTGCCGCAGCCACGCCTTCACCTTGTGTAGTTGTACCCATCGCGTAGACAAGACCACGTCTTAGCAGTATGAGGGCCTCAAAACTGTATGCACAATGTCATGAGTGCCTTGCTGCTAAAGACCAGACTGCTTTCAAATCGGAGTCGCTAGTGTTCTGTGGCATTTCTAGGACTGATTTGTGTGCTCTCACATTAAGGAAGATGGACTAATTATAAGGAGAATAACAAACAGCTGCCACAGTTTTATGACCATCCTTAGGGCACTAGACATATTTCACAGTTGGGGGAGTGGGGAAATGGATCGACTTGCAGCCTTTGCTTAAACATTTTATAGGACTTTTTCTACATGGAGAAATTTGGTCATGGTCCAATTACTGTTCAAAAATGGGCAAATGCAGATGTGAGCTCACAGTGTGACAGATAATGCCTTTTATTGCTGATCACTGATTGTTTACTCACCACTTCACAGCAGAAACCCATCTATGTTATATAAGAAAGTCCGTGTATCTTCTTAAAACCTCTGTAATCCAGCATGAGTGTGGAGAGCAGCTTGGTTTTCCACAATGCGTATggccaatgtaaaaaaaaatggatcAGTCTGAGAGGCAGGCTCTATCTTCCAATATACCTGCACTGTTAGCCAATCCACTCCAACGCTCATGTGACTTTCAGCGCCTAACACACTCCCCCGAGTCACATGAGGCATGGCATGGCAGTGCCACGGACACATTGATCCCATTTCTACAGCACAGGGTGTCTGTAACCAAGAGCTTGGTTCTGCTTTGGGGGCAGTCCCGGGCAATCGGCTTCCTACAGGAGCTGGTAAGTTGTTTGGAAGCCTGTCTGGATACACATCAGTGTTTATTTAAGGAGGCGCAGTCCAATATTTGTTGGCTATTGTATTTCGTATAGGAAATGCTCTGATTCGTCCAGACAGCAGCTGCCCTAGTATCACTTTCCCGGGCACAGGAAGCAAgattcaaaacccattgaagtggatgggagtctttccactgatttcaattaatGTGGCCCTAGATCTTTCCCTGGGCCATGCTGCTAAGGGCTGAAGCCATGTGTAAACACATTGACTGCCTAAAAGTCTGCTTCTCCCTTTGACCAGGGGGCCAGACGGTTGGACTTCAGCTGAACACCAGCAGAGTTTCCACTTGACACCAGCTTCTTTTCCATGCAATTGACTTGCGCGAGGGTGCATAGCCACACATTTGATAGAGGGCCCCTACTTTCTAAAGTGAGACTAGTGTTGGCTCTGTTTTGTCCATGGCACATACTGGGAGGGGCACAAATTGAGAAGGGAAGCTAAATATTTGGTAACTTTCAAAGTTCTGGGTCCATTTTCCTGTTCCGCTCATTCAAATCAACAGTAATAAGAGATATCAGAAATTGAAGATGCTTTTTGCACTAGAGCGAACTCTTGTACAACAAAGACAGGAGGGGATGTttgttctagggtgaccagatgtcctgatttcatagggacagtcccaatttttgggtctctttcttatataggctcctattacccccccctccgtctcaatttttcacatttgctgtctggtcaccctagttctccCAGGGGGAAAACAGGCGAGTGTGCTCAGTAGAACTGTCAAGGAGGCTCAGTTCCCTCACAGTACAATAGCCCCCTGATCTGTCTGACTTTAGCTTGGTCCCAGGACCAGGTAATTACGCGTAGGTCCCATCGGCACTGCAACCTAGCTATGCTATCCCCTCAGGTAGTTGTATTTGTATCATTGGCAGGACATGACTAGAAACTGGCTTTGCACAACACAGTTGTTCACAGTACAGTGGCTCTGACCAGCTGGGGTAAGGAGTCTTCCCCCTTGAGAATGGGCAGGATGGTGAACGTCCCCAAAACCCGCAGGACTTACTGCAAAAAATGTGGAAAGCACCAGCCCCACAAAGTGACCCAGTACAAGAAGGGCAAGGACTCTCTCTATGCTCAGGGAAAGAGGAGATATGATCGGAAGCAGAGTGGTTATGGTGGTCAGACAAAGCCTATCTTCCGTAAGAAGGCCAAAACCACAAAGAAGATTGTGCTGAGGCTTGAGTGTGTGGAGCCCAACTGCAGGTCCAAGAGAATGCTTGCCATTAAGAGGTGCGAGCACTTTGAGCTGGGAGGAGACAAGAAGAGAAAGGGCCAGGTGATCCAGTTCTAAACTCCATCCTGTTCATTGTTATGGAATCCATTAAagtttgtaaaagaaaaaaaaaaagagaatggtATTGTAAAATCCAGTTATAGACTTTCTACAGGTAGTTCCTAACTCTACCCCCTTTTGGTGAGAACTTGGCCTGCTTCCCTCGCCCATGCGACCTGTGACCTTTCAGCCCTTTGGAGAAGATTGGATGTGTTCAGTACAAAAGCCTAGCGGGGAGAGGGAAGAGCCTGCCTGTTGAGTTCAGTCTCTCACTGTGCTCTGCCCTCTATTGAAATACTGTGGTTTCTTTCCCATAAATGACTTTTCCCTGCACACCACCCTTGAGTACCAGCTGAAAGCAAGAAGCTGAACATGCCGCTCCTAGGGCTTTGCAAGCTGATGGCCATGCTGGCCCTGGGGGGCATGCAGTTGCCACTGGCCCCCACCCGAGCTACTGCAGAGCAGTGAGACCCCCCCTTGGCAAGGGAAGGAGACCTGTACATGCTGGGGCTATTCCGAGTCTGCGACACCAGGCTGCACAGTTTTGAGTAAGACGATGGGAAGTCTCCGAGCTCCCTAACCAGCCCTGTCTTTGCTGGGAATGTGTGGTGGGGTAGTGGGAAGTAAGCAATATGAGGACAGTAAGCCAGGTAACTGGGCTAAGATAGATGGGCCAGCTGGGGTTTTCCAGGCAGGGGAAGGTGCATGGCTGGGTTGTGCGGGAATCGCTGCTATGGGCTAACTCTGATTGTCCAGCTGTTCTGGGGAAAGACCGTTCAGCAGGGGATGAAAAGTCAAGTGCCCACTTCCCTGATTTCTTTCCTCCTCTCAGTGAAGCTGTTAATGAACAACTGCTGGTGACTTTTAAGCCTTGACTACAGAGTGATCCATGGCCACCAGGGAGTGGCTCAATCATCTGGTTTGCCACCCCTAGGTGCCCTGAAGCTGCAGGTCCAAATCTCATTGGGAGACAACCTGGCTCTTTGTTCTGCTGAAGCGGACATGCTGAGTATTTCAGAGGAGACCTTACAAACCCAAATCCTACCTAGTCCATGGATAGCAATGAACCTGTGAAGATTTTCCATAGACACAGGAATTCCCCCGCTGTCCTTGGCCAAAATTGCCACCAGCCCATCCTGTTACCTAATGTGATGTGTACCAGCAGGCTGCTGCTTTATCGCTTTCCACTCgagaagcagctgcatttcagaggtGTATGACGTCATTCCCTTGTGTGTATAGGCTCCATTTACATTAAAGTTGCATCTAAAAATATCATTACTCTCCTGTTTGCCTGACTCTGGTGGCCTTATTGGAGGCATCATGCTGGCTGTTTTTGCCACACTGGTTTTGCTATGAACAGTGTACACACAGCAGTCACTCAGGGTAAGGCATCCCAGGGACATGGCCCTGTAGTGTCTCTAGTATTGTATGTCAAATTTCCTTGTGGGGGAGATTGGTACAGAATCAGCGTTCCTCTCTAAGCAAGTTATTTGCTACCTTGGATGGCGAGACCTGGAGATACCAGCTGTgtgaaagaaaaagcaaagatTCTAAAGGAGAGATCAGTAGGAGTCCTGTGTTAGGAAGCCTCTATTTACCAGTGGAGATCACACCCCATGAGATCTGCCAGGTCGTTCGCCGCATGGATTTTACGCAGCCTTACACAGCAGCCTGTTTTGCTTTGATTCCCAGTCTCCAGCTGTACGTCCTTGCCCAGGCATTCAGGTTTGCCGTGCCTCATGCCAGCCAAGATGGGGCTGGCTCCTTGGGGTATAAGCTGGTTACGTACTGCGAGCAGCCCCCGGGCTGCTCTGAGAAGATCCTCAATGGAATGGACAGGGCTCACAGGGTAAGAGCACAAACCATTGTGACTATCTTCTAAGCAGGCATGGAGCCAGCATGCTCGCTCTTCGTTAACGTGCTGCAGGTGAGTGATGGCCTCTGCCAATTAACGGCAGGCAGAGGAAGGAAAGCATCCCAAgcgggtgctgggagggaggataccctccctcttcccatccccccccATAACCttagtgtagggtgaccagatgtcctgattttataggggcagtcctgatttttttgggtcttatataggtgcctattacctcccacccccatcctgatttttcacacttgctatctggtcaccatacCTTACTACAGCCCCTTCCACccactgctgcttctctcttATGTAGGGTTAATTCTGATTTACTGTAATTAGCTTAAGAGCGCTAATAAAGTTCTCAGGTTCTAACGTTCAGCCACTAAAAACCAGAGGTTAATTACAGAGCACACGCCAACTCTATTACTTACAGTCTGAGAGCAGGGAACAGTGGCTTGCCCCAGCTTTCCTCTCCTGTGGGATAAAATGAATGCCCTGTCTCCAGGCTGTGGGGAGTTATACCGCATCTCTAGTACAGCTATTAGGAACTTCCCAATGCTTCTGTGTCTGGGGGTCCTGAGTATTAATAATGAAAGTGATTCTAGATGGCTTTGTCTTTAAAAACCTTGTCAGATTTATGGCTGTTAGatcagccctgctctgctctgtcaCTCTCTCTATCCATTAATCACCATAACTTCACACTGATCAAGTCCCATCACCATAACTTTTTCCACTCTGCTGAGAACGAGAGGCAGTTTCCATTATCAACCAGCTAACAATTTCTGTAGTCCCATGCCTTTAAGCCAGAGAGACTTCTTCCCTCTCTAAGAGATGTTGTCTGCAAGGTGGTACCCAGCATGCTCTGCCTGCCCTCAGCTGCTCCAGGGCAGCACTGGTAAATTCAAGAGAAGAAGTGGAAAGTTTGATGGTGGgagggcttaatttgtgccagggcttggcagttcatagccccggcacctgtGGGCTTGGtggttcatagccccggcacctgtGGGCTTGgcatatgaaagtaaaaaaatacatattttttttttgcttgagccCCTAGCACCTcttccattacaaattaagcactagatGGCAGCATGGAAAGTCTGGGTCTGTTCAGATCTGCAGTGTGCTGTGCATCACAGAGC
Above is a genomic segment from Gopherus flavomarginatus isolate rGopFla2 chromosome 14, rGopFla2.mat.asm, whole genome shotgun sequence containing:
- the LOC127034418 gene encoding 60S ribosomal protein L36a: MVNVPKTRRTYCKKCGKHQPHKVTQYKKGKDSLYAQGKRRYDRKQSGYGGQTKPIFRKKAKTTKKIVLRLECVEPNCRSKRMLAIKRCEHFELGGDKKRKGQVIQF